A window of Tetrapisispora phaffii CBS 4417 chromosome 9, complete genome contains these coding sequences:
- the JEM1 gene encoding Jem1p (similar to Saccharomyces cerevisiae JEM1 (YJL073W); ancestral locus Anc_1.297), with amino-acid sequence MLADILFIFYVYLVQLVYCQDAVDLDTVDLRCDYDAFEVALREIKYDKEASTMYNVLLENIQKCNAEKYSNEYVKKIKLINELLYKHGLLELSNGQELKSLRKFQEIINNYSDINDTTESLRESDPYFTLAKERYSNINSLFGNWESIDALFSLNTKREDRNLKDQSKIKELTYKNLLNEVENNLSQQNEQRNSEKIDQLFNELFQISPFNIKSRYLHINYLLAELGESIDDLSISYDLIKSYQIIIEKNSLSLSLNERRDIRLNIAIIQTFLLGVDSSRTIKSCLQLDMDFQPCKMIFSLQSKINKINPHRSLLLDSDEYKSGSYNDNSNINWNQIIKLYLLDKKPVIKLNNEEKKEFENNYKLIQKISKVMLIILFENTNIDVLNSDKFNDVELIKYIDALLCQSSTEDPDYKKLTNPYCKKALKNVMTKSQWTNFGKTLKNYEPFPIDELRNIWNNYPHLAIHAIEVILKKLDNDKFKKYGELRDELKRFFDEIGAREANNQFIKKQYENFEELQKNMYQNAHNQQQRQYQHQYQQQQQQQQQHQPPPQHGEFGNKDFYKVLSIPTSATDKEIRKAYLLLTKKYHPDKQGQLSPKQQAKNHAKMIAINEAYEILSDENKRRDYDNSRGGSRNPSQGRPGGPGGPGGQGNPFDFGNNFNFNFRF; translated from the coding sequence ATGCTAGCAGAcatattgtttattttctatGTTTATTTAGTTCAACTTGTTTATTGTCAAGATGCAGTTGACCTTGATACTGTAGATCTCAGGTGTGATTATGATGCCTTTGAAGTTGCTTTGAGAGAGATCAAGTATGATAAAGAAGCTTCAACTATGTATAATGTATTActagaaaatattcaaaaatgtaatgctgaaaaatattcaaatgaatatgtgaaaaaaataaaattaatcaatGAATTGTTATACAAACATGGTTTATTAGAATTATCAAATGGACAGGagttaaaatcattaagaAAGTTCcaagaaataataaataattacaGCGACATCAACGACACAACTGAATCCTTAAGGGAAAGTGACCCATATTTTACTCTGGCCAAAGAaagatattcaaatattaactCCTTATTTGGTAATTGGGAGTCAATTGATGCGTTATTTAGCTTAAATACAAAGAGGGAAGATAGGAATTTAAAAGACCAATCGAAAATAAAAGAACTAACTTATAAAAATCTGCTGAATGAAgtagaaaataatttgagTCAACAAAATGAACAGCGTAATTCGGAAAAGATAGATCAATTATTCAATGAACTATTCCAAATCTCTccatttaatataaaatcaaGATATTTACATATCAATTACCTTTTAGCGGAGTTGGGGGAGTCTATCGATGATTTGTCAATATCATAcgatttaattaaatcatatcaaataattattgaaaaaaatagttTAAGTTTGTCTTTAAATGAAAGAAGAGATATTAGATTAAATATAGCTATCATTCAAACTTTTTTACTTGGTGTTGACTCTTCACGCACAATAAAATCTTGTCTGCAATTAGACATGGACTTTCAACCATGTAAAATGATATTCAGCTTACAATCCAAAATCAACAAGATCAACCCACACAGATCTTTACTTTTAGATTCTGATGAATACAAAAGCGGTTCATACAACGACAATAGCAACATTAACTGGAAtcaaattatcaaattgtatttattgGACAAAAAGCCAGtcataaaattaaataatgagGAGAAAAAAGAGtttgaaaacaattataaattaatcCAGAAAATTTCAAAGGTAATGCTAATAATactttttgaaaatacaaatatCGACGTACTAAATTCAGACAAGTTTAATGATgttgaattaattaaatatattgatgCTCTTTTATGTCAAAGTTCGACGGAGGACCCCgattacaaaaaattaacGAATCCATATTGTAAAAAAGCTCTTAAGAATGTAATGACAAAATCTCAATGGACTAATTTTGgtaaaactttaaaaaattatgaacCATTTCCAATTGATGAGttaagaaatatttggaaTAACTATCCCCATTTAGCAATCCATGCTATAGAAGTAATTCTAAAGAAGTTGGACAATGATaagtttaaaaaatatggtGAATTAAgagatgaattgaaaagattTTTTGACGAAATTGGTGCTCGTGAAGCCaataatcaatttattaaaaaacaatatgaAAATTTCGAAgaacttcaaaaaaatatgtatCAAAATGCTCATAATCAACAGCAAAGACAATATCAACATCAGTATCAACAGcagcaacaacagcaacaacagcaTCAACCACCTCCTCAACATGGTGAATTTGGAAACAAAGACTTCTATAAAGTACTAAGTATTCCTACTAGTGCTACAGACAAAGAAATACGAAAGGCATATTTACTGCTGACGAAAAAGTACCATCCTGATAAACAAGGTCAGCTATCTCCCAAACAACAAGCGAAAAACCATGCTAAAATGATTGCTATTAATGAAGCTTATGAAATTCTGAgtgatgaaaataaacGTAGAGACTATGACAATTCTAGAGGAGGAAGTAGAAACCCATCCCAAGGTAGGCCAGGAGGTCCAGGAGGTCCAGGTGGCCAAGGTAATCCATTTGATTTCGGAAATAATTTCAACTTTAATTTTAGATTTTAG
- the APE3 gene encoding aminopeptidase Y (similar to Saccharomyces cerevisiae APE3 (YBR286W); ancestral locus Anc_1.298) — MLLKTGALFALSASISSGYVLPEIVQEAFQLDKTRDALLDQNHKPDSNPPSLFSNILPHIPYFLKPQVDSNKLQESISIDDLNATAWDLYHIAEASEKHYGHPTRVIGSKGHRKTIKYILKQFDQMKDYYDVSLQHFDALSGKINSFNLTDGVTGEPFINSTALSLSPPVKPFTGRVVHIANLGCNEEDYKVALQALNAENSSNEKEDSIYFEKRSDKKDKQSKKSTGKKSKKHNKHNKHEKKEKLIALIERGQCSFGTKSELAGKFGFEAAVIFDNDPQSTGLHATLEKPKKHTVSTIGVTYQTGQLLITSIENDSNYTLNFAMDSYVKNIRTVNVIADTKRGDPNNIIGLGAHSDSVEEGPGINDDGSGTISLLTVAKQLTHFKITNKVRFAWWSAEEEGLLGSNYYADHLCPKENSKIRMFMDYDMMASPNYEYEVYDANNIDNPKGSEELRDLYIDYYKSHNLNYTLIPFDGRSDYVGFINNGIPAGGIAAGAEKDNVFNGGVLDKCYHLLCDDVSNLAWDAFLVNTKLIAHSVATYANSLEGFPVRENSTLIADDVVKTKKKCNKHQEPSAKEDKHHKPSTKEAKHHKPSTKEAKHHEPSIKEDKHRKPSTKEDKHHKQSTKEAKHHEPSANEYKMHRAVGQGFKYKGNQLVY, encoded by the coding sequence ATGTTACTTAAGACGGGTGCATTATTTGCACTATCTGCCAGTATCTCGAGTGGTTATGTATTACCTGAAATAGTTCAAGAGGCATTCCAACTGGACAAAACTAGGGATGCGCTGTTAGACCAGAATCACAAGCCAGATTCTAATCCACCTTCGTTATTCTCCAATATCCTACCTCATATCCCTTATTTCTTAAAACCACAAGTGGACTCAAACAAACTCCAAGAGTCTATTTCTATTGATGATTTGAATGCTACTGCTTGGGATTTGTATCATATTGCTGAGGCTTCTGAAAAGCACTATGGTCACCCAACCAGAGTCATTGGTTCAAAAGGGCATAGAAAGACAATTAAATACATTTTGAAGCAATTCGATCAAATGAAAGACTATTATGATGTCTCTTTGCAGCATTTTGACGCTTTGAGTGGTAAgattaattcatttaactTGACTGACGGTGTAACTGGTGAACCTTTCATTAATTCAACCGCTTTGAGTTTATCTCCTCCTGTTAAGCCTTTCACAGGTAGAGTTGTTCATATTGCAAACTTAGGTTGTAACGAAGAAGATTATAAGGTTGCTCTACAAGCTTTGAATGCTGAAAACTCttcaaatgaaaaagaagacTCTATCTACTTCGAAAAACGTTCCGATAAAAAAGATAAGCAATCCAAAAAATCTACTGGTaagaaatcaaagaaaCATAATAAACACAATAAAcatgaaaaaaaagaaaagttaATAGCTTTGATTGAAAGAGGCCAATGTTCATTTGGTACAAAGAGTGAACTTGCTGGTAAGTTCGGCTTTGAAGCTGCTGTTATATTTGACAACGATCCACAATCCACTGGTTTACATGCAACTTTAGAAAAACCAAAGAAACACACAGTTTCTACTATTGGTGTTACTTACCAAACTGGTCAACTATTGATCACTTCGATTGAAAACGATTCGAATTATACTCTAAACTTTGCCATGGACTCTTATGTTAAAAACATTAGAACCGTCAACGTCATAGCTGACACTAAGAGAGGTGACCCAAACAATATCATTGGTTTAGGTGCCCACTCTGACTCGGTTGAAGAAGGTCCAGGTATCAATGATGATGGTTCTGGTAccatttcattattaaccGTTGCCAAGCAATTAACTCATTTCAAGATAACTAACAAAGTACGTTTTGCTTGGTGGTCtgctgaagaagaaggttTACTTGGCTCGAATTACTATGCCGACCATTTGTGTCCAAAAGAAAACAGTAAGATCAGAATGTTTATGGATTATGACATGATGGCTTCTCCAAACTATGAATACGAAGTTTACGACGCTAACAACATCGACAATCCAAAGGGTTCTGAAGAATTGAGAGATCTATACATTGACTATTACAAATCTCATAATCTAAACTATACTCTAATTCCATTTGATGGCAGATCCGATTATGTCGGTTTCATTAACAACGGTATTCCTGCTGGTGGTATTGCTGCTGGTGCTGAAAAGGATAATGTTTTCAATGGGGGTGTTTTAGACAAATGTTATCATTTGTTATGTGATGACGTTTCAAACTTAGCCTGGGATGCTTTCTTAGTCAACACCAAATTGATTGCTCATTCAGTTGCCACATATGCTAACTCTTTGGAAGGATTTCCAGTTAGAGAAAATTCGACTTTGATAGCTGATGATGTAGTTAAAACCAAAAAGAAATGCAATAAACATCAAGAGCCATCCGCCAAGGAGGACAAGCACCACAAGCCATCCACCAAAGAAGCCAAGCACCACAAGCCATCCACCAAAGAAGCCAAGCACCACGAGCCATCCATCAAGGAGGACAAACACCGCAAGCCATCCACCAAGGAGGACAAACACCACAAGCAATCCACCAAGGAAGCCAAGCACCACGAGCCATCTGCTAACGAATATAAAATGCACAGGGCTGTTGGACAAGGATTCAAATACAAGGGTAATCAATTGGTTTATTAG
- the PSF2 gene encoding DNA replication protein PSF2 (similar to Saccharomyces cerevisiae PSF2 (YJL072C); ancestral locus Anc_1.300) yields the protein MSLPPHLQETFSPDEIQFIVENENIKIFPRITTRQTVRNYRNLSGNGDTNKTRWKLITSDENNLNNMVAMQTTEVALWVALLLKQQNKCSIIAPSWLTVKELSNKIRYEESYHDRFSPMPWDWLVLSNILFKKAADDFNDPIHELRTKIQDLREIRQLKVMKGLEQLNESHLQLDNLSLMEINELRPFIADIMDKLREVHASANANETQSQSQDINMSI from the coding sequence ATGAGTTTACCACCACATTTGCAGGAAACCTTTTCACCGGATGAGATTCAATTCATTGTCGAgaatgaaaatatcaagATATTTCCTCGTATTACGACACGCCAAACTGTGAGAAATTATCGAAACCTGAGCGGCAATGGGGACACCAATAAAACTAGATGGAAACTAATTACTAGTGATGAAAACAACTTGAACAATATGGTAGCCATGCAAACTACTGAAGTTGCACTGTGGGTGGCTTTATTGTTAAAGcaacaaaataaatgtaGCATCATAGCCCCATCATGGCTTACGGTCAAGGAGTTGTCAAACAAGATACGATATGAGGAGAGCTATCATGATAGGTTCAGTCCCATGCCGTGGGATTGGCTAGTTCTAtccaatatattatttaagaaGGCAGCTGATGACTTCAATGACCCCATTCACGAGCTACGTACCAAAATTCAAGATCTCAGGGAAATAAGACAATTGAAGGTCATGAAGGGTCTTGAGCAACTGAATGAGTCTCATTTGCAACTAGATAATTTGTCTTTAATGGAGATTAATGAATTGAGACCATTCATAGCTGATATTATGGATAAGTTAAGGGAAGTACACGCATCTGCAAATGCAAATGAGACACAATCGCAAAGCCAAGACATAAACATGAGCATCTAG